A region from the Vicia villosa cultivar HV-30 ecotype Madison, WI linkage group LG3, Vvil1.0, whole genome shotgun sequence genome encodes:
- the LOC131659584 gene encoding uncharacterized protein LOC131659584: MHARKSTGGSVPETFSVQGREGSAYVHNAIAGIVTRILNEGHKVDGIFVPLAQMSASENSKDDQDGQDDASKDQGDVETSVDNTDEKNPGAKEVETSEAINVETSGTKDAEVLEPKKAEEVPVAASKETPNEGPIVHDVVNLDDLDDSIDIADDELISSISHRVKTRKGKQACDQDFSKPQVTPQKKVTIKKVKKVLAEPSTTGSKATVKKRKERSVSVPEDDVLSDEFIVNLSQDCGDGTTDDFHKVYVRRKCIDFSPAVINLYLGRDAEAQPELEVTDNEVCKVITGGKVKKWPIKSKLSASSLNVRYALLHKIGAANWVPTNHTSTIAVGLGRFIYAVGTKTKFDYGTYIFDQTMRHVGTSATKLPIAFPSLICGIILKQHPGILKSKDSVCKRESALSFHYKLLQRSDDKTSAGTSQPSKSVNKALLIAELKETCQELDNRKLKLENLIHSLEQSTDDDLAGEKGGDNMDEDKEAEEEAEEEAEGAESGSSDAAEWTSSSSDDNPGGSSDEDSDGSDD; this comes from the exons atgcatgcaagaaaatcaactgggGGATCTGTTCCTGAAACCTTTTCTGTTCAAGGTAGAGAGGGTTCTGCTTATGTTCACAATGCGATCGCAGGTATTGTcacaagaatcttgaatgaagggcacaaGGTTGATGGGATATTTGTTCCTCTAGCCCAGATGTCTGCCTCTGAGAACAGCAAAGATGATCAAGATGGTCAAGATGATGCTAGCAAAGATCAGGGTGATGTTGAGACATCGGTTGATAACACTGATGAGAAGAACCCAGGTGCCAAAGAAGTTGAGACATCTGAAGCTATTAATGTTGAAACATCTGGTACTAAAGATGCTGAAGTTCTTGAGCCTAAGAAAGCTGAAGAGGTTCCTGTTGCTGCTTCTAAAGAAACCCCTAATGAAGGTCCTATTGTGCATGATGTTGTGAATCTAGATGATCTGGATGATTCTATTGACATTGCTGATGATGAACTCATCTCTAGCATCTCTCATAGAGTCAAGACTCGTAAGGGCAAACAGGCTTGTGATCAAGATTTCTCCAAACCTCAGGTTACTCCTCAAAAGAAGGTCACTATAAAGAAGGTCAAGAAGGTCCTTGCTGAACCTTCAACCACAGGGAGCAAGGCTactgtgaagaagaggaaggaaagaagtgTTTCTGTCCCAGAAGATGATGTcttaagtgat GAATTTATTGTGAATTTGTCTCAAGATTGTGGTGATGGAACAACTGATGATTTTCATAAGGTGTATGTTAGAAGAAAGTGTATAGATTTTTCCCCTGCTGTTATCAACCTATATCTAGGTAGAGATGCtgaggctcaacctgagcttgaagtgactGATAATGAGGTTTGCAAGGTAATCACTGGTGGTAAGGTTAAGAAGTGGCCCATAAAGAGCAAACTGTCTGCTAGTTCTCTTAATGTCAGGTATGCATTGCTGCACAAAATTGGTGCTGCTAACTGGGTGCCTACCAATCACACTTCCACCATTGCTGTTGGCCTAGGAAGATTCATATATGCTGTGGGAACCAAGACAAAATTTGACTATGGGACCTACATATTTGATCAAACTATGAGGCATGTTGGTACCTCTGCTACCAAGCTTCCCATTGCTTTCCCATCTCTGATATGTGGAATAATCCTCAAGCAACACCCTGGAATTCTGAAAAGTAAAGATTCTGTATGTAAGAGGGAGAGTGCTTTGtcttttcactacaagctgctgCAGAGGTCTGATGACAagacatctgctgggacatcacaACCCAGCAAATCTGTGAACAAAGCTCTTCTTATTGCTGAGCTAAAAGAGACTTGTCAAGAGTTGGACAACAGGAAGCTGAAACTTGAAAATCTCATCCACAGTCTTGAGCAGTCTACAGATGATGATCTTGCTGGTGAAAAGGGTGGTGACAATATGGATGAAGACAAAGAGGCTGAGGAAGAAGCTGAGGAAGAGGCTGAGGGTGCTGAGAGTGGGAGTAGTGATGCTGCTGAATGGACTAGTAGCTCAAGTGATGACAATCCTGGTGGCTCTAGTGATGAAGACAGTGATGGGTCTGATGATTAG